The sequence AACGCTGCCTCTGGAATAATTAATGTATCTATACTCCCAAGCTTTAAATATATTTTCTTATCATGAATATCAACTTTTCGTACATACTTCCACGGTATTATTCTTATGTTTCCACATTTCTCCTCTTTTATGCTTCCGTCAGCTAAATTTAACTTAATAGGGGTAAGGAGCAACTTATAATTCACTTCTTTTAACTGCTCAATAATCTTCTCCCTTAACCTTGATTCACAAACGTCAGGATATGTTATCCTTACAATAAATACAGTTACTAATCCTACATACAGTATTGGATATACAAAAAATCTTTGAAATTGATAAAAAATTAAAGATAATCCTAAGGTTATAAGTATAATTGATAACAGAATTGCAACTTTTCCTTTGTAAATAATTTTCTTATTCTCACTATTATTCATATATCTCATTGTATAAATATCGACTAAATCTTCAAATGTATTTGTGTATGTTACTTCCACTTTGCTCACTCCATTAACTCATTAATAAAATATCCCCTATTTCCCTGACAATTTTATATATAATTATACTTTATCTGTTATCATTAATTAGTTTACTTCTTTCACAAATGATTAAAATTATGCTCCCAACTAAATAGCATAGAATATCTTTTATATCAAAAGAATTTCCTAGAATAATTAATGCAATTTTATTGTTTTGCAAGTGCAAAATATTCACAAGGTGAAAATATTGAGAGATCTCTACTATGGTAGCAAAAATAAATAAATATATAGGCAAAAACTTTATTTTTTTATTTATAATGGCTCTTATAAAAGTATACATTAGTATAACTACTAAGATATCTCCAATATATGGTCTAATAATTGCATCATGTACAAAAAAAGCTATAATAGCTTCTATTAAAAATAGAAGTAAAAAAATTGTCAAATATCTTATATTTACTTTCATAAACACCTTTCCCCCATTTGTTACAATTACTGTGAAACTCTAATTTAATTCTTATCAACTTAAAATTGATAAACTATAAAAGCAAGATTTATGTATTTATAGGTAAATAGTACTTCTTTTTGGAATACTTTTCAATATACATTTTTTACGTTTTTTATATTGTATATTCCTAATTTAATAAATAAAACAATAATTAAGTGAAAAGACTTCACTTGATTATTAATCTCTTATAAATGTATTCAAATATTAAGCTCCTTACTGATATATTTTATCCTTACCAAAACAAAAAATGAGCAAAAGGCAATTAGCCTTTATGCTCACTATAATAAACTTAACTTATTTTATAGAGTTATTTAAGTTCTTTTTAGCTTTTTCATTTCTAACTATGTAAGTTATAGCCACTACTGCACATAACGCAGCTGTTATGCTTACTAATTGTGCAACCCTAAATCCATAAAACATTAAACTATCTGTTCTTAAACCTTCAATTACACATCTTCCCACAGAGTATAATCCTATATAACTTGCAATCACTATTCCTTTATGACTATCCTTCTTCCTATATAAGATTATCAATAAAATTATTAGTACTACTATGTTCCACGCAGATTCATATAAAAAGGTTGGCTGATAATAAGTTCCATCTATATACATCCCCTTTTGTATAAAACCTGGAAACTTGCTTATAAATTCTGCTGAAACAGGTCCTCCATGAGCTTCACTATTCATAAAGTTCCCCCAACGACCAATAGCTTGTGCCAATATTATAGATGGTGCTGCAATATCTGCATACTTCAAAAACTCTATCTTTTTTATTCTCGTATAGATTAAAGCTGATAAAAGAGCTCCTATTATACCACCATGAATAGCTAATCCACCCTGTCTTATATTTATAACATCAAAAAAACTCTTATATCTTGAAAATTCAAATATTACATAATATAATCTTGCACCGACTATTGCACAAGGAAATGCTATTAGAAAAAGAGTTGTTATTGTATCAAAATCAACATTTTTCTTCTTGCAATTGTACCAAGCTAATGCTAATGCTAATAGTACTCCCGATCCAATAAGAACACCATACCACATTATAGGTAATCCAAATAATTTAAACGCTACTGGATTCATAAATTTCATCCTCCTCATTATATCTTCATCTAAGTGATTAATTAGTCATTTATAGTTTACCATTATTAATTACAATTAATAATTAATAATGTTTCTCAATTCATTATACCATAACTTTTAAAATTCTAATTTTTAATAATTTAGAAACAAAAAATGTAGAAAATATTTCAAAATATCTTCTACACTAAAAATTCTGTTTGCTCTTTATTTAGTATACTAAAGCTTTGTTACTAACTTAACGTCTTTTATTTCTGGTAATTCTATATACTTATTATTATGCTTTACTTCAATCTTTTGTAATTTACCTGCAACTACATACTCTCTTCCTTCTTCAAGACTCATAGTAGGTCTTATATCAATAAAAATTCCATATGTTTTAGCATCTGCCGCACAGCAATTCATGACATTTTTTGTGATTATATACCTTCCGTTCTGCTTTATTACTCTCCCCTTTAAGGATATATCTCGATTTTCAAACTTACCTAAATCTTTTTGAATTTCTTCTAAATAACCATAAAAATTTTTATCTGTGACATTTATAACTCCATCTGGAATACGTTCCTCCTCATCATGCTGATGATTTTCATCCTGTACTACAACTTGAACTTGTTTTGATAAAGTGACTATAGGTGCTTGCATAACTCCTATAAACATAATACTTAGTGCTAATATAAATATAGCATTACTTTTCTTTACGCCTGTTCTATCTGGTATTGTAAATATTTTAGGTACTTGGACTAATATTAATAATCCAATTATCACTACTGCTATCCACAAAAACTTAACTAGTCTTTGAGTTAGAATATTATATATATTTCCTGAAGCTATACCATATGCGATAATCATCATAAAAAGGCTTAAGATTACAAACCACAAAAATTCATTTAAATTAAATCTCCTCATAATACAATCACTCTTACCCTTAAATTACTAATGCACAGATAATAAATGAAACTGCAAATATTAAAAATACTAGCTTAAAAACAAAACCCTTTTTAAAATAAGATAGCAGCATAAAAGTATTTTTCACATCAATCATAGGTCCAAGTATTAAAAATGACATAACTGCTCCTAATGGCATAGTAGACAAGAATGTTGAAGCAACAAAGGCATCTGCTTCAGAACAAAGAGATACGAAAAATGCAAACAACATCATTATTATAATTGCCACTGGAGTTGAAAAATGCATCCCTAAAAATTCGTTTTTTGATATTATTAAATTGCTTACAGTAGCAATTGAAGCACCAAAAATAAAATATATGGTTACATTATAAAATTCCTTTGAAGCATGATATAAAAGTGGTTTTAAACCTCTACTATTTTTAAGATATCCACACCCACAGTCGCAGAGTTCTCTATTTTTATCAATACCTTCTCTGAGAATAGAATTAACATTTTCAGAATTCATTATTGAAATCAAATATCCAATTATAAATGCTGCTAAAGCTCCCAAAAAGGTTCTAAATGCTACCACCTTTATATTTCCATTAAAAGCATAATAAGTTGACATAATAACTATTGGACTTACAATTGGTGCAGCTAACATATAAGTTATTGCCATATTAATAGGTATACCCTTCCTTATGAGCCCTTTAGTGATTGGTACAGATGTACACTCACATATAGGAAAGAATACTCCTATAAATGCAGCTATTATTCCTCCTATCACCTTGTTTTGTGGAAGAACTCTCCTTATATGCTCTTCAGATAAATACATTTGAATAAATGCAGATACAAGAACTCCAATTAATATAAACGGAAGTGCTTCTAGTACCATGCTAGTAAATACTACTGAGAATTCTTCCATATCACTATCTCCTAACACATTTAATTAATCTACTTTGCTTAAGATTTTCATACAAACTATCCCACATACATTCCATAACATGAGCGTGTTGATTTAATTGTTCTAAACTTTCCCTAATGTCTTTAAGAGTTTCTCTTGATATCTTGTTATAATTATTAATTATGAGCAAATCAGCCTCTTGAATGTTAGGTTGAATGATATTGCTCATATTTCTTAAAAATATCTTTATAGTGATTGCATCCACTAAAGATATAGTGGATGTAATCTTAAATTTTCTAGTAGTATTATAATCATTAAGCATATTTCTTAACTGGTCTACATTAGTCATACAATTCAATTCAAAAATAATTCTTTTAGGTTGGTAAAAAGCAATCATTCTATTAAACCTTTTTTCATCTATATCTTCTATTGATTTAAATCTCCTTATAGATATATTCCGTCCCTTTAATTTTCCTTCATCAATTTTAGTTCTGCCATTTTCTAATTGAATTACTAGTGTATTATCTTCAGGTTTAGCTGTTAAATCTAAATATGCCTGAACAAATGTGGTTTTTCCCCACCCTAAAAATCCTGTAACTACCTCAACATTACAACTTGAACTCATTTAACTACTCTCCTAAAAACAATGTTTTTATTGCTTCTTTTTTAAGTTCACTGCCAATAACGCAAATTCGTCCTGTATAGTCATAATTTATGTCTTTTATCTCAATTTGTCCTGGTACATAATCAAATTGTATCCATGAAGCAGCAGTGTTTACTACTCCTTTTACTCTTATAACATTGCCATAATTGCCTTTACCTAACTCTTCTAGAATATTTCTAAGTTCTGATTTTTTAAATACCTTTGGAGTTTCTACTCCCCAAGTTTTAAATACATCAGAGGCTATAGAATCACTTTTCATTCCTTTTCTTATAAGATGAGATACATTTAAAGGTTTTCTTATCAAATCAACTTGACTTAATACATCTTTATTTCTGAATTCACCTACTTCTAATATCTTACTAGCTGGTATGTTATCCCAGTTTGTAGTTATTATAGGGCAAGTTGGATTCATCTTTCTTATTGCCTTAAATACTTGATTTAAATCCGTATTTCTCATAAGCTGAGTTTTGCTTAATATTATAGTTTTTGCATTAGTTATCTGATCAACAAAAAATTCTCCAAAGTTATCAAAATAATTTTCAAAATTTACTGAATCAACTACAGCTATCTGCATATTTATAATAATATTTCTCTTAACTTGCTCACTTCTTATTTCTTTGACCACCTCTGATAGTTTAGCTACTCCAGAAGGTTCAACTATTATTCTATCGGGATTGTAGGTATCAAATACTTCATCCAATACATCTTTAAAACTACTAGATATGGTACAGCATATACAACCTGAGGTTATTTCTTTAATTGTTATATTATCTGATTTTAGGATATTACCGTCTATTCCTACCTCACCGTATTCATTCTCAATTACTACTATATTTTCTCCATTCAGCCTTTCTTTTAAGAGTTTTTTTATTAAAGTAGTTTTGCCGGCTCCAAGAAATCCCGAAATTATGTCCACCTTTTTCATAATTACATCCTCCCTAATTATTGCTTTAGGCACCTAGAAATAAACAACAACTGTAAATATGCGACAGATATTTTTAGTTATACAAAGAAGCAGATTGCACATATAAACAGCTATCTCTTGATTCTGCTGATGTAGTATAAAGTCAAATAGACGTATATATACTTACTTATTTTTTGAAGATGCCCTACCAAATCCATATCAATAATTTATATTCTTCTAACCCTATTAATATGTTCCATATATCGGTTCTATTGATTTAAATGTTTTTATTCCTTTATGAAAATAACCCGTAGTTATCAAATTCACTATTTTAAATCTTTGGTAAAAAATAACCTTAGTTAAAATAAACTTTTTAACTAAGGTTTCTCTCATTAATTATTCTCATCTTGTTTAGGTGGTTCTTGAAGCATAAGACTTCTAAATCTTTGGTTTTTAGAATAGTAATTTTCCTCCAAATATTCATCTGCTCTTCTAAATCTATCTTTTCCATATAGCATCATTAGCATTACACAAACACTAGTTTTAAACCATGTAGCACAAAATGTATGATCTAATAATAAATGATTGCTTGATTTATCTCCATTTGAAGCTTGTGATTCTTCATCACTGTTAAGCATATAATCAAAATGTGTAAACATATTTCCCATTATATGATCTACAGCCTTTATATCATCATCAGCTAAATTCACAAAATAATATGACCATGCAAACAGTACATTTTCTTCAACTTGCAAACCAGCCACTTTATGTCCATATGTTTCCTTAAAATACTTGGATAAAAATGTAGTTAATCTTTCTTCATTATTATAAAAGTTTTTTTCAAATAATTTTATATCATAAGCTATTAACATTTCTACTTGTAGTTCCATCTCACCCTCCTATAAAATACTATATTTTATCCCCTCAATTATAATTTTATCACATTATACCAACTTGGAATATAGATATTAAGCTACATTTTAACCCTTTTACGACTAAAAAAATCTTTCAATAAACTACTACATTCGTCATTATATTCCCATTTTACCCTCACAAAACTATTAAGATTCACATTATCCATTAAATTTACCACACTTCCGCAAGCCCCTGTAGTAGGATCAAAAGTTCCTATGTACAATTTAGATATCCTGCTTTGAAGAATTGCTCCTGCACACATTGGACACGGTTCAAGGGTTACATACATTTCACAACCATTAAGTCTCCAATTATTAAGTTTCTTTGCTGCCCGTTCTATTGCCAATATTTCTGCATGTGCAATTGGAGAATTTAAGTTTTCCCTTTCATTAAAGGCTGTACTTATTATCTCATTATCTTTTACTATTACTGCACCAACAGGTATCTCTCCTTTTTGCCCTGCTTTTTTTGCTTCTAAAATGGCTATATCCATAAAGTTCATATTAATATTCTCCTTTAAGATTTCTATACAATTAAAAGCTTATATAAACATCTTATATTATACAGTTACAGACCTTTGTTTTATATTAAATTTATATTATTTTTTATTTACATTTCATTCTATAATTACTCGCTGTCATACCAACAAACTTTTTAAACTGTCTCATAAAATGAACATCATTTTCATATCCACAAAGTTCTGCTATTTCCTTTATAGCATAATTAGTTTTTGAAAGATTATATTTTGCAAATTCAATCTTACTTGTAATTACATCAGCAATACAGGTTACATGAAAGGTTTGTTTATAAACTTCTTGAAAATAGGATGGACTTAAATTTACTTGTTTTGATAATTCAGCCACGCTCCACTTAAGCTGGGGTGTACTATAAATCTTTGAGCGCAATGCTAATAACTCATAATAATGTCTATTATATTGCTTTCCCAATCCTTCGTCCTTTATTTGCTCACTTAATTTAGTAAATAATAGCTTTATTAATAAATCTATTGAACTGGACTTTTTTGTATTATTTGAAAAATACTCAAGAGAAATATTCTCTAGCATTTTTGATATTTCTTTAGGATTAGTAAGCTTTATTATTGAATCAAAAGGTATACCTAAGCTATCAAAAAAGTACAAATCATTGTCCATATTAAAATGAATAAAGTCATTTATGTATGTACATTCATATGCGCCATAATGCTGAGAACTTTGAAAATTATAAATTATTACAGAATCCTTGTCTGCAAAAGTTTCAACACCATTTAAGTAGAACACTGCTGGAGTTTTTACAAATAAAAATAGATAATCTCCTGATCCATTTGGTCTTTTTAAACAAAAATATTTATCATGTGTATAATTTAATCCAAGTTTATTTATCTTCATATTTTCTCCTAAAAAAGTATTATATATCAGCTTTAAAAATATAATAAATCAGTGTATTTCTACTGTCAACAAGTTATCATAAGTTTGAGAGGTGATTTTTATGACAACTTTAAAAATGATAATAAACGGAAACAATAAGAAAAGTAAAATTAATAAAGAAATATATGGACATTTTTCAGAACATTTAGGCCGTTGCATATACGAAGGACTATATGTTGGTGAAAATTCAAAAATTCCTAATACAAATGGAATGAGAAATGATGTAGTTGAAGCATTAAAAGAAATTAAAATTCCTGTTTTACGTTGGCCAGGCGGTTGCTTTGCTGATGAATATCATTGGAAAGATGGTATTGGTCCTAAGGAATTAAGAAAAAAAATGATTAACACTCATTGGGGTGGACTTGTTGAAGATAATAGTTTTGGTACTCACGAGTTTTTTGAACTTTGTGAGCAGATTGGTTGTGAGCCTTACATTGCTGGAAATTTAGGTAGTGGTACAGTTCAAGAAATGGCAGAATGGATTGAATATATGACCTTTGATGGAGTTTCTCCTATGGCAAACTTAAGAAAACAAAACGGAAGAGAAAAACCATGGAAACTTAAGTACTTTGGTATAGGCAATGAAAATTGGGGTTGTGGAGGCTCAATGCAACCAGACTATTACGCAAATGAATACAGACGTTATCAAACTTACTGCAGAAACTTCAGTGGCAATGAACTTTTCAAAATTGCTTGTGGTCCAAATAGCGATGATTATAATTGGACTGATAAACTTCTATCTAACATAACACCTTACCATACAAAAGCTATTTCTTTGCATTATTACACAGTTCCTACTGGAGATTGGAATCATAAGGGCAAAGCTACAGAATTTGAAATCCATGAATATTATGAAACTATTAGAAGAACCTTATATATTGATGAACTTATCACTAAACACTGCGAAATAATGTCAAAGCATGATAAGAATCATGAAATTGGACTTATAGTTGATGAATGGGGAACTTGGTATGATGTTGAAGACGGGACAAACCCAGGTTTCTTATATCAGCAAAACACTATGAGAGATGCAATTGTAGCTGCTATAAACTTAAATATATTCAACCAACATTCTGATAGAGTTATTATGGCTAACATCGCTCAAGCAGTTAACGTACTTCAAGCTATAATATTAACTGAAGGCAAGAAAATGATTAAGACTCCAACCTATCACGTGTTTAATATGTATAAAGAGCATCAAGATTCTACACTTATAGACAGCTTTGTTGAAAACAAAACTATAGAATATGATGCTAACTCTATCCCTTGTATTTCTCAATCTGTTTCAATTGACTTCCAAGGTAAAATGCACATTACAGTTTCAAATTGTTCTATTGATGAAGACTTTGAAGTTGAAAGCAATATACTAGGTTTTGATTTTTCAAGAGTGGCAGGAAAGGTACTAACAGCTAAAATGGATGCTCACAATACCTTTGATGATCCAAATGCTATAGAACCACAGGCTTTTACTGACTTTAGAATCTTAAAAGATGGTTTAAAAATTAAACTACCTAAATGTAGTGTAGTTTCTATAACCCTTGAGTAATGACTAAGTTTTGTAGAAAATGTCTGCTTTCAGAAAGTAATATTAAGCAATACTATGAAAATATAGTGGAATATATTAAAGTAATGCCTATAGACATAAAAGCAGATGATGAAACTTATAAACACAGACTTTCTATATGCAAACAGTGCAATCATCTTATAAATGGAATGTGTGGTAAATGTGGCTGTTTTGTAGAATTAAGAGCTGCTAAAAAGATTAATTACTGCCCAAGTGAAGATGAACTTTGGTAACCAGTATAGTTATATTTAATTGTTAGCCACAGTTATAGCAGATTATAATATATCTCATATGCATATAATAAAAAGAGATTACTGCAGAATTTTTGTTACAATTTATTCTTCAGTAATCTCTTCTATATTTTAGTCTTCTAAGCTACCACCATTAGTTGCAATAACTTCTTTATACCAATTGAAACTCTTCTTCTTATATCTCTCTAAAGTACCTGATCCATCATCATTACGGTCAACATATATGAATCCATAACGCTTCTTAAGTTGAGCAGTTGAAGCACTTACAAGGTCAATACATCCCCAAGTAGTGTATCCCATTAAATCTACACCATCTTCTATAGCTTCTGCTACTTGAACTAAGTGATCATTTAAATACTTAATTCTATAATCATCATTTACTGTCTTGTTTCCATTCTCGTCTGTTATAAGTTCATCTACAGCACCAAGTCCATTTTCAACAATGAATAGAGGTTTTTGGTAACGATCATATAAAAGATTAAGAATATAGCGTAATCCTTGAGGGTCTATTTGCCAACCCCATTCTGAAGCTTCTAAATACGGATTTGGAACTCCTGCAATAATATTCCCTGCTGCACCTTTCTTCTTTTCTGGATCAGTTGTTGCGCAAGAACTCATATAGTAACTGAAGGAAATAAAGTCTACTGTATTTTTAAGAATTTCTTCATCGCCTGGTTCCATTTTAATTTCTATATTGTTAGCTTTAAAGTATCTGTTCATATACCTTGGATAATATCCTCTTACTTGAATATCTGAGAAGAATAAATTATCTCTATCTTGCTTCATTGCTTCAAGTACATCACTTGGTTGAGATGTTAATGGATAGTTTGGAACCCCAAGAATCATACATCCAATCTTAAAGTCCGGATTTATCTCATGACCAATTTTAACAGCTTTAGCACTTGCAACTAGTTCATGATGAATTGCTTGATATAAATCTTGTTTTGATAACTTTTCCTTATCTGTAAAAATACCACCACTCATATATGGTGCATGTAATACTGAGTTAATTTCATTAAATGTAAGCCAGTATTTTACCTTATTCTTATATCTATTAAAGATTGTTGTAACATAGTTTTCAAAGAATCCTATTAACTTACGATTTACCCAACCATCATAGTTCTTAGAAAGAGCAAGTGGTGTTTCATAGTGTGAAATTGTAACTAATGGCTCAATTCCGTACTTCAAACATTCATCAAATAAGTCATCATAGAATTGTAAGCCTTTTTCATTTGGCTTCTCATCATCACCATTTGGAAATATTCTTGACCAAGCTATAGATGTTCTAAATACCTTAAAGCCCATCTCCGCAAATAACTTTATGTCTTCTTTATATCTATGGTAGAAATCTATTCCTATCAATTTCATGTTATCTTCTGTTGGTTCCTCTGTTATTGGTCCAACAATTCCTCTTGGAGCTATATCTTGAGTCGATAAACCCTTGCCCTCTTCATTGTATGCTCCCTCACATTGGTTAGCTGCAACTGCACCGCCCCACAAAAATCCTTTTGGAAATTTTTCTGTACCGTTTATCATATTAATTCCTCCTTCTATATTAAGTGAATTATTTAACATTAGTAAAAATAATATGTTTATATTATTTATTTTTCAGCTTACTTTTATTTAGCATTTGCTAAAATAAAAAGACCTAAGCTAATATCAAACACTTATAAATATAAGTTGTTTCATATTAATTTAGGTCTCGCCTGCTTAACCAGTAACAATCCTGAAATTGTTTTCTATTTTAATAACATAATAATAACATGACGGTAAAGTTTTATCAACAAAAATTAGGCTGTTTCACGCTACAAATAAGTTTGAAACAGCCTAATATTGTTATTTAATATTAATTATCTTATACATTCCTTTTTTTGTTGTAACATCATAACCTGAAACTGTTAAGTGCTTATCATCATATACATAAAGCCCATTCATGTTCTTATTTACTTGATACTTCTTTACCAAAACATCATTTTCTATCTTATAAACAAATCCATCTTTCATTATCCACATATTATTATTTATATCCATTGATATTAAGTTAAAAGGAAGCTTTGAAGATACATTAATAATTTTGTTTCCTACAGGATTAACTTGATTATTAACTATTTTTATTTTCTGCAAAGCAATATTATACCCACTTTGCGAAGACTGGAGAACTTTTAAATACATGCCATTCTTATTAATATATATATTTGAATAACCTCGTCCATATAATTTCTTAAGGTTATTACTAAATTCATATTTATAACTAGATTTATCTGGATTTATGACAATTAACTTATTTCCAGAACTTATATAATATAGACTATCCTTATAAACACAGGAGTTGTATACTAATGAATAATACTGCTCTTTATCAACCTCATATATACTTAAATTAGAACTAACGAAACCCATCTTATTAACATATTGTTTATCTTTATTAAAATACCCAACAATGTATACACTCCACTTTATGTTTCCTGTTGATCTAATAGGTATTATTCTCTTAGTCGTTACATTATACTGCTTGTACTTTGCAATAATTAAATTCTTTTCTTTAATATATGTATTATCATTATCCAATGAAGAAATTTTTCCTGTTTCAAGATTGAATATACTATTCGTTGAACTATTAAAAAATTGCTTATCAGATATTTGATTATATGAATCAAAGTTTTTGACAGTACTTGTTTTCCCATTATTAAAATATAAAGTTCCCTTATTA comes from Clostridium sp. TW13 and encodes:
- a CDS encoding YcxB family protein, translated to MEVTYTNTFEDLVDIYTMRYMNNSENKKIIYKGKVAILLSIILITLGLSLIFYQFQRFFVYPILYVGLVTVFIVRITYPDVCESRLREKIIEQLKEVNYKLLLTPIKLNLADGSIKEEKCGNIRIIPWKYVRKVDIHDKKIYLKLGSIDTLIIPEAAFNNVDERDFFTEYVFSHTSLEKKEINRKTLKAINS
- a CDS encoding DUF2809 domain-containing protein, producing MKVNIRYLTIFLLLFLIEAIIAFFVHDAIIRPYIGDILVVILMYTFIRAIINKKIKFLPIYLFIFATIVEISQYFHLVNILHLQNNKIALIILGNSFDIKDILCYLVGSIILIICERSKLINDNR
- the lgt gene encoding prolipoprotein diacylglyceryl transferase; the protein is MNPVAFKLFGLPIMWYGVLIGSGVLLALALAWYNCKKKNVDFDTITTLFLIAFPCAIVGARLYYVIFEFSRYKSFFDVINIRQGGLAIHGGIIGALLSALIYTRIKKIEFLKYADIAAPSIILAQAIGRWGNFMNSEAHGGPVSAEFISKFPGFIQKGMYIDGTYYQPTFLYESAWNIVVLIILLIILYRKKDSHKGIVIASYIGLYSVGRCVIEGLRTDSLMFYGFRVAQLVSITAALCAVVAITYIVRNEKAKKNLNNSIK
- a CDS encoding permease, with translation MEEFSVVFTSMVLEALPFILIGVLVSAFIQMYLSEEHIRRVLPQNKVIGGIIAAFIGVFFPICECTSVPITKGLIRKGIPINMAITYMLAAPIVSPIVIMSTYYAFNGNIKVVAFRTFLGALAAFIIGYLISIMNSENVNSILREGIDKNRELCDCGCGYLKNSRGLKPLLYHASKEFYNVTIYFIFGASIATVSNLIISKNEFLGMHFSTPVAIIIMMLFAFFVSLCSEADAFVASTFLSTMPLGAVMSFLILGPMIDVKNTFMLLSYFKKGFVFKLVFLIFAVSFIICALVI
- a CDS encoding GTP-binding protein translates to MSSSCNVEVVTGFLGWGKTTFVQAYLDLTAKPEDNTLVIQLENGRTKIDEGKLKGRNISIRRFKSIEDIDEKRFNRMIAFYQPKRIIFELNCMTNVDQLRNMLNDYNTTRKFKITSTISLVDAITIKIFLRNMSNIIQPNIQEADLLIINNYNKISRETLKDIRESLEQLNQHAHVMECMWDSLYENLKQSRLIKCVRR
- a CDS encoding CobW family GTP-binding protein; this encodes MKKVDIISGFLGAGKTTLIKKLLKERLNGENIVVIENEYGEVGIDGNILKSDNITIKEITSGCICCTISSSFKDVLDEVFDTYNPDRIIVEPSGVAKLSEVVKEIRSEQVKRNIIINMQIAVVDSVNFENYFDNFGEFFVDQITNAKTIILSKTQLMRNTDLNQVFKAIRKMNPTCPIITTNWDNIPASKILEVGEFRNKDVLSQVDLIRKPLNVSHLIRKGMKSDSIASDVFKTWGVETPKVFKKSELRNILEELGKGNYGNVIRVKGVVNTAASWIQFDYVPGQIEIKDINYDYTGRICVIGSELKKEAIKTLFLGE
- a CDS encoding nucleoside deaminase, with the translated sequence MNFMDIAILEAKKAGQKGEIPVGAVIVKDNEIISTAFNERENLNSPIAHAEILAIERAAKKLNNWRLNGCEMYVTLEPCPMCAGAILQSRISKLYIGTFDPTTGACGSVVNLMDNVNLNSFVRVKWEYNDECSSLLKDFFSRKRVKM
- a CDS encoding helix-turn-helix domain-containing protein; this encodes MKINKLGLNYTHDKYFCLKRPNGSGDYLFLFVKTPAVFYLNGVETFADKDSVIIYNFQSSQHYGAYECTYINDFIHFNMDNDLYFFDSLGIPFDSIIKLTNPKEISKMLENISLEYFSNNTKKSSSIDLLIKLLFTKLSEQIKDEGLGKQYNRHYYELLALRSKIYSTPQLKWSVAELSKQVNLSPSYFQEVYKQTFHVTCIADVITSKIEFAKYNLSKTNYAIKEIAELCGYENDVHFMRQFKKFVGMTASNYRMKCK
- a CDS encoding alpha-N-arabinofuranosidase, which translates into the protein MTTLKMIINGNNKKSKINKEIYGHFSEHLGRCIYEGLYVGENSKIPNTNGMRNDVVEALKEIKIPVLRWPGGCFADEYHWKDGIGPKELRKKMINTHWGGLVEDNSFGTHEFFELCEQIGCEPYIAGNLGSGTVQEMAEWIEYMTFDGVSPMANLRKQNGREKPWKLKYFGIGNENWGCGGSMQPDYYANEYRRYQTYCRNFSGNELFKIACGPNSDDYNWTDKLLSNITPYHTKAISLHYYTVPTGDWNHKGKATEFEIHEYYETIRRTLYIDELITKHCEIMSKHDKNHEIGLIVDEWGTWYDVEDGTNPGFLYQQNTMRDAIVAAINLNIFNQHSDRVIMANIAQAVNVLQAIILTEGKKMIKTPTYHVFNMYKEHQDSTLIDSFVENKTIEYDANSIPCISQSVSIDFQGKMHITVSNCSIDEDFEVESNILGFDFSRVAGKVLTAKMDAHNTFDDPNAIEPQAFTDFRILKDGLKIKLPKCSVVSITLE
- a CDS encoding DUF6171 family protein, with amino-acid sequence MTKFCRKCLLSESNIKQYYENIVEYIKVMPIDIKADDETYKHRLSICKQCNHLINGMCGKCGCFVELRAAKKINYCPSEDELW
- a CDS encoding glycoside hydrolase family 1 protein; this encodes MINGTEKFPKGFLWGGAVAANQCEGAYNEEGKGLSTQDIAPRGIVGPITEEPTEDNMKLIGIDFYHRYKEDIKLFAEMGFKVFRTSIAWSRIFPNGDDEKPNEKGLQFYDDLFDECLKYGIEPLVTISHYETPLALSKNYDGWVNRKLIGFFENYVTTIFNRYKNKVKYWLTFNEINSVLHAPYMSGGIFTDKEKLSKQDLYQAIHHELVASAKAVKIGHEINPDFKIGCMILGVPNYPLTSQPSDVLEAMKQDRDNLFFSDIQVRGYYPRYMNRYFKANNIEIKMEPGDEEILKNTVDFISFSYYMSSCATTDPEKKKGAAGNIIAGVPNPYLEASEWGWQIDPQGLRYILNLLYDRYQKPLFIVENGLGAVDELITDENGNKTVNDDYRIKYLNDHLVQVAEAIEDGVDLMGYTTWGCIDLVSASTAQLKKRYGFIYVDRNDDGSGTLERYKKKSFNWYKEVIATNGGSLED